Proteins encoded by one window of Streptomyces uncialis:
- a CDS encoding GNAT family N-acetyltransferase, protein MSRPTEAVTVTDVPEQQRYEARTGDTLAGFAQYIRTAELIAFVHTEVDPAFEGRGVGGALVRASLDAARAAGTSVLAVCPFYSGWIARHPEYKDLLYSGQSKVSD, encoded by the coding sequence ATGAGCCGGCCGACCGAAGCCGTCACCGTGACCGACGTACCGGAGCAGCAGCGTTACGAGGCCCGGACCGGTGACACCCTCGCGGGCTTCGCCCAGTACATCCGCACGGCGGAACTGATCGCCTTCGTGCACACCGAGGTGGATCCGGCGTTCGAGGGCCGCGGGGTCGGTGGCGCGCTGGTGCGGGCGTCGCTCGACGCGGCGCGGGCCGCCGGGACCTCGGTCCTGGCCGTGTGCCCGTTCTACTCGGGATGGATCGCCCGGCACCCGGAGTACAAGGATCTGCTGTACTCCGGGCAGAGCAAGGTCAGCGACTGA
- a CDS encoding DUF2470 domain-containing protein has translation MGVRQACTTAPTAAERARSVLAAAWSCAVTTDHCHEELVGAHSVTTDGVVRLCVPEDSVLASAALCSPRGEPTALMEFSDAAPVPVRDRIRARLWLSGRFTREGEHLLFQPACAVLHAPSGHIGIDIDDFARAAPDPLATAESRLLTHLADAHADAVEWLTRLVEPESLSEVVRVQPFALDRHGLTLRLERLRGHEDVRLPFHRPADDLAQVTERMHILLASARNVRRPTLRPVSPEE, from the coding sequence ATGGGTGTCCGCCAGGCTTGCACGACCGCGCCCACCGCGGCGGAACGTGCCCGCTCGGTACTCGCAGCAGCATGGTCCTGCGCGGTGACCACGGACCATTGCCACGAGGAGTTGGTGGGGGCGCATTCCGTCACCACCGACGGCGTCGTACGACTGTGCGTCCCGGAGGACAGCGTGCTGGCCTCGGCCGCGCTCTGCTCCCCGCGCGGCGAGCCGACCGCCCTGATGGAGTTCTCCGACGCGGCGCCGGTGCCGGTACGGGACCGCATCCGGGCGCGGCTGTGGCTGTCGGGGCGGTTCACCCGGGAGGGTGAGCACCTGCTCTTCCAGCCCGCCTGCGCCGTGCTGCACGCCCCTTCCGGTCATATCGGCATCGACATCGACGACTTCGCGCGGGCCGCGCCCGACCCGCTCGCCACCGCCGAGTCCCGGCTGCTCACCCATCTGGCCGACGCCCACGCCGACGCCGTCGAATGGCTCACCCGGCTCGTCGAGCCGGAGAGCCTGAGCGAGGTGGTCCGGGTGCAGCCGTTCGCCCTCGACCGGCACGGACTGACCCTGCGCCTCGAACGGCTGCGCGGCCACGAGGACGTACGGCTGCCGTTCCACCGGCCCGCCGACGACCTCGCGCAGGTCACCGAGCGGATGCACATCCTGCTCGCGTCCGCGAGGAACGTCCGGCGGCCGACCCTGCGCCCGGTGTCGCCGGAGGAGTGA
- a CDS encoding D-alanyl-D-alanine carboxypeptidase family protein, with amino-acid sequence MVIRHVSRAVIARSVALALGAALLLPVPGAAARSREPEPPRPRPLPARSQLDRPGTQANPGGPGTAAPPSDLSALSWIVADARSGEILAARDAHRKLPPASTLKALFAVTALPHLRSGGTHTVTDGELEGIGFGSSMVGVEAGYRYRVDDLWRGVFLSSGNDAVRVLSAMNGGFAATVRQMQAKARSLGALDTKVVSPDGYDAEGQVSSAYDLAVFGREGLTDPEFIRYASTKLADFPGGRVTYPIQNTNRLLTGADGVDAYRGLIGVKNGYTTNAGNTLIAAAERDGRTVIATVMNPQDGGHAVYEEARALLDWGFTAVGRVRPVGSLLPPPPPPRPAPGAVSPSAAAPSPRPLAVSVAQQGEVAEGDGGWSTGSVVGTGAVLALVGAAVFRARARGRRGARGEH; translated from the coding sequence ATGGTCATCAGACACGTTTCGCGCGCCGTCATCGCCCGTTCCGTGGCGCTCGCGCTCGGTGCCGCGCTGCTGTTGCCCGTGCCTGGGGCGGCTGCCAGGTCCCGGGAGCCGGAGCCACCCCGCCCCCGGCCCCTGCCCGCCCGCAGCCAGCTCGACCGGCCGGGCACCCAGGCCAACCCGGGCGGCCCCGGGACCGCCGCGCCCCCGTCGGACCTGTCCGCGCTGTCGTGGATCGTCGCGGACGCCCGGTCCGGCGAGATCCTCGCGGCCCGTGACGCGCACCGCAAGCTGCCGCCCGCCTCCACCCTGAAGGCCCTGTTCGCCGTCACGGCCCTGCCGCATCTGCGGTCGGGAGGCACCCATACGGTCACCGACGGCGAACTGGAGGGCATCGGGTTCGGCAGCAGCATGGTGGGGGTGGAGGCGGGCTACCGGTACCGGGTGGACGATCTCTGGCGGGGCGTGTTCCTCAGTTCCGGCAACGACGCGGTACGGGTCCTCTCGGCGATGAACGGCGGCTTCGCCGCGACGGTCCGCCAGATGCAGGCCAAAGCCCGTTCGCTCGGCGCGCTGGACACCAAGGTCGTCTCCCCCGACGGGTACGACGCGGAGGGGCAGGTGTCGTCCGCGTACGACCTCGCGGTCTTCGGTCGGGAGGGGCTGACCGATCCGGAGTTCATCCGGTACGCGTCGACCAAGCTGGCGGACTTCCCCGGCGGCCGGGTCACCTATCCGATCCAGAACACCAACCGGCTGCTGACCGGGGCGGACGGGGTCGACGCGTACCGGGGGCTGATCGGGGTCAAGAACGGCTACACCACCAACGCGGGCAACACCCTGATCGCGGCGGCCGAGCGCGACGGCCGGACCGTGATCGCCACGGTGATGAATCCGCAGGACGGCGGACACGCCGTCTACGAGGAGGCGCGGGCGCTGCTCGACTGGGGCTTCACCGCAGTCGGCCGGGTCCGGCCGGTCGGCTCCCTGCTGCCGCCGCCCCCGCCGCCGCGACCCGCCCCGGGCGCGGTCAGCCCCTCGGCCGCGGCGCCCTCGCCCCGGCCGCTGGCCGTGTCGGTGGCGCAGCAGGGGGAGGTCGCGGAGGGGGACGGAGGGTGGTCCACGGGGTCCGTCGTGGGGACGGGGGCGGTGCTCGCGCTGGTCGGGGCGGCGGTGTTCCGCGCGCGTGCGCGGGGGCGGCGGGGTGCGAGGGGGGAGCACTGA
- a CDS encoding SSI family serine proteinase inhibitor codes for MSHITRRAMTGAPPTAADRGPLTGAALAAGAPSGGATAASPGPHAASALVLTLGHGVNTANAAPQRAVTLSCAPASAGTHPAAGPACAEPARVQGDPADLVATRSGGRTRRYDPVVVTVPGVRDGRRIACERTFGNDCVKNAHGVAVFTF; via the coding sequence ATGTCGCACATCACCCGCCGGGCCATGACGGGGGCGCCGCCGACCGCGGCCGACCGCGGACCGCTCACCGGTGCGGCGCTCGCCGCCGGCGCTCCGTCCGGGGGCGCGACCGCCGCCTCTCCCGGACCGCACGCCGCCTCGGCCCTGGTACTCACCCTGGGCCATGGCGTGAACACGGCGAACGCGGCACCGCAACGCGCGGTCACCCTGTCCTGTGCGCCGGCCAGCGCGGGGACGCATCCCGCGGCGGGCCCGGCCTGCGCCGAACCCGCCCGTGTCCAGGGCGATCCGGCGGACCTGGTCGCCACTCGGTCGGGCGGGCGCACCCGGCGGTACGACCCGGTGGTGGTCACGGTGCCGGGCGTACGGGACGGCCGGCGGATCGCCTGTGAACGCACCTTCGGCAACGACTGCGTGAAGAACGCCCATGGGGTGGCGGTCTTCACTTTCTGA
- a CDS encoding DUF4232 domain-containing protein — protein MRVRTVLAASAAATALALTLPASLAVAAPQGAQAAPVPLCREGKVTVEASRTDRPHVIHVRVRNNGDRTCAIDRIPTVTFGALDGAAQPVPPTESRPYRVGAGKAAYATVRTIARTDDPAARVVRSVTVAADPSHRGKAFSARSLGAPHGVKVYEPVTTWWHTTQGRADRALDRAT, from the coding sequence ATGCGTGTACGTACCGTTCTCGCGGCGTCCGCCGCGGCCACCGCTCTCGCCCTCACCCTGCCCGCGAGCCTCGCGGTCGCCGCGCCGCAGGGAGCGCAGGCGGCGCCGGTGCCCCTCTGCCGGGAGGGCAAGGTGACGGTCGAGGCGAGCAGGACCGACCGCCCCCATGTCATCCATGTCCGGGTCAGGAACAACGGCGACCGCACCTGTGCGATCGACCGGATCCCGACCGTCACGTTCGGCGCGCTGGACGGTGCCGCGCAGCCGGTGCCACCCACCGAGAGCAGGCCGTACCGCGTCGGGGCGGGCAAGGCGGCGTACGCCACGGTCCGTACGATCGCCCGGACCGACGACCCGGCCGCGCGCGTCGTACGGTCCGTCACCGTCGCGGCGGACCCGTCGCACCGGGGCAAGGCGTTCAGCGCGCGGTCCCTCGGCGCCCCGCATGGCGTCAAGGTGTACGAGCCGGTGACCACCTGGTGGCACACGACGCAGGGCCGGGCCGACCGCGCGCTCGACCGGGCGACCTGA
- a CDS encoding MFS transporter encodes MSCVVLASGMAMLDGTVVNVALPRMGRDLDASLSGLQWVVNAYMLTLSALLLLGGALGDRIGRKRTLVIGVVWFAVASALCGIAPDDATLIAARALQGVGGALLTPGSLALVRSTFHPDDQSRAVGAWSGLTGVAGALGPFLGGWLIDGPGWRWIFLINVPIAAVVIAIALRHVPESRDPAAADQRFDVLGAVLGALCLAGISYALIGASGDTSDTAVVLSALGGVVAGAAFVVVERRGAAPMLPLSLFRSRLFSATNAMTLCLYAAIGGVLFLLPVQLQTGLGWDALEAGTATLPITVLMLLLSARAGDLARRVGPTLPLVTGPLIASAGVLLMLRVHPGSTYVADVLPAVVVLGAGMSLFVAPLTATVLASVEPSHAGLASGVNNTAARIAQFLVVAALPLAVGLSGDAYTSADAVNASFHRAAIGCAALFALGSLTAVLLIRPTAVRGRVRDAPEPLCRSNMAANCPPLEPGPREAGRTGSGEGQRGTGG; translated from the coding sequence ATGAGCTGTGTCGTCCTCGCCTCCGGGATGGCGATGCTGGACGGCACGGTCGTCAATGTCGCCCTGCCCCGGATGGGCCGGGACCTCGACGCGTCCCTGTCCGGGCTCCAGTGGGTCGTCAACGCGTACATGCTGACGCTGTCGGCGCTGCTCCTGCTGGGGGGCGCGCTGGGGGACCGGATCGGCCGCAAGCGGACGCTGGTCATCGGCGTGGTGTGGTTCGCGGTGGCGTCCGCGCTGTGCGGGATCGCCCCGGACGACGCGACGCTGATCGCCGCGCGGGCGCTCCAGGGGGTGGGCGGCGCGCTGCTGACCCCGGGTTCGCTGGCGCTGGTGCGGTCGACGTTCCATCCCGACGACCAGTCGAGGGCGGTCGGCGCGTGGTCGGGGCTGACCGGGGTGGCGGGCGCGCTGGGGCCGTTCCTCGGGGGCTGGCTGATCGACGGGCCCGGCTGGCGGTGGATCTTCCTGATCAATGTGCCGATCGCGGCGGTCGTCATCGCGATCGCGCTGCGGCACGTCCCGGAGAGCCGTGACCCGGCCGCCGCCGACCAGCGGTTCGACGTGCTGGGCGCGGTGCTCGGCGCGCTGTGCCTGGCCGGGATCAGTTACGCGCTGATCGGCGCCTCGGGCGACACCTCGGACACCGCCGTCGTGTTGTCCGCGCTGGGCGGTGTGGTGGCGGGTGCCGCGTTCGTGGTGGTGGAGCGGCGGGGGGCGGCCCCGATGCTGCCGCTGTCGTTGTTCCGTTCCCGGCTGTTCAGCGCGACCAACGCGATGACCCTGTGTCTGTACGCGGCGATCGGCGGCGTCCTGTTCCTGCTGCCGGTGCAGTTGCAGACGGGCCTCGGCTGGGACGCGCTGGAGGCGGGGACGGCGACCCTGCCGATCACGGTGCTGATGCTGCTGCTCTCGGCGCGCGCGGGTGATCTCGCCCGCCGGGTCGGGCCGACACTGCCGCTGGTGACCGGTCCGCTGATCGCGTCGGCGGGGGTGCTGCTGATGCTGCGGGTGCATCCCGGTTCGACGTACGTGGCGGACGTGCTGCCGGCGGTCGTGGTGCTCGGCGCGGGGATGAGTCTGTTCGTGGCGCCGCTGACGGCCACGGTGCTGGCGTCGGTCGAGCCGTCGCACGCGGGGCTGGCGAGCGGGGTGAACAACACGGCGGCGCGGATCGCGCAGTTCCTGGTGGTCGCCGCGCTGCCGTTGGCGGTGGGGCTGTCGGGTGACGCGTACACCTCGGCGGACGCGGTCAACGCGTCGTTCCACCGGGCGGCGATCGGCTGCGCCGCGCTCTTCGCGCTCGGTTCGCTGACCGCCGTGCTGCTGATCCGGCC
- a CDS encoding flotillin family protein, whose protein sequence is MSPVLISVIGVVVLLVVLALAVVTRYKVAGPSQAFIVTGRRGKKSTDPDTGRIFTDNSGQKVVVGGGVFVVPFVQQKFVLDLSSRHIPISVRGAVTLRGVKANLEGVAIVKVGGTEDSIRAAAQRFLQQQGGIVGFTQEVLSGALRSIVGRMSVEDIIRDRAAFASQVAEEAEASLSGQGLVLDAFQIQDITTEGSYLEDLGRPEAARAKQEADIAEAVARRAAEQARLKAEEEIAVAQRTLYLKQAEIKAQTDEAAAQANAAGPLAEAARRQEVLMEQEKVATRQAALTDRELDTKIRKPADAARYQAEQEAEARRIGLVKEAEAAAERARLTGEGEKAQRSAIADAVRIEGEAEAAAIDAKGAAEAAAMRKKADAFAQYGDAAVLQMLVQVLPEVVAKASEPLSAVEKMTIISTDGAGQLSRTVTDNVAQGVELLSATTGVDLAALLKNAARKAEGAPPAEVSASVNGKIEVSD, encoded by the coding sequence ATGAGTCCAGTCCTCATCTCCGTCATCGGAGTCGTCGTACTCCTCGTCGTACTCGCGCTGGCCGTCGTCACCCGCTACAAGGTGGCCGGACCCAGCCAGGCGTTCATCGTCACCGGCCGGCGTGGCAAGAAGTCCACCGACCCGGACACCGGCCGGATCTTCACCGACAACAGCGGCCAGAAGGTCGTGGTCGGTGGCGGTGTGTTCGTCGTGCCGTTCGTCCAGCAGAAGTTCGTGCTCGACCTGTCCAGCCGGCACATCCCCATCTCGGTGCGCGGCGCGGTGACCCTGCGCGGGGTCAAGGCCAACCTCGAAGGCGTCGCCATCGTCAAGGTCGGCGGCACCGAGGACTCGATCCGCGCCGCCGCGCAGCGGTTCCTCCAGCAGCAGGGCGGCATCGTCGGCTTCACCCAGGAGGTGCTGTCGGGCGCGCTGCGGTCCATCGTGGGCCGGATGTCCGTGGAGGACATCATCCGGGACCGGGCCGCCTTCGCGAGCCAGGTCGCCGAGGAGGCCGAGGCGAGCCTGTCGGGCCAGGGCCTGGTGCTGGACGCCTTCCAGATCCAGGACATCACCACCGAGGGCTCCTATCTGGAGGACCTCGGCCGCCCCGAGGCCGCCCGCGCCAAGCAGGAGGCCGACATCGCGGAGGCCGTGGCCAGGCGCGCGGCCGAACAGGCCCGGCTGAAGGCCGAGGAGGAGATCGCGGTAGCGCAGCGGACCCTGTACCTGAAGCAGGCCGAGATCAAGGCGCAGACCGACGAGGCCGCCGCCCAGGCGAACGCGGCCGGCCCGCTGGCCGAGGCGGCCCGCCGGCAGGAAGTCCTGATGGAGCAGGAGAAGGTGGCCACGCGCCAGGCCGCGCTCACCGACCGGGAGCTCGACACCAAGATCCGCAAGCCCGCCGACGCGGCCCGCTACCAGGCCGAACAGGAGGCGGAGGCCCGCCGGATCGGTCTCGTCAAGGAGGCGGAGGCCGCGGCCGAGCGGGCACGTCTCACCGGTGAGGGCGAGAAGGCCCAGCGCTCGGCGATCGCCGACGCGGTACGGATCGAGGGTGAGGCGGAGGCCGCCGCGATCGACGCGAAGGGCGCCGCGGAAGCGGCGGCCATGCGCAAGAAGGCGGACGCCTTCGCGCAGTACGGGGACGCCGCCGTGCTCCAGATGCTGGTGCAGGTGCTGCCGGAGGTCGTCGCCAAGGCGTCCGAGCCGCTCAGCGCGGTGGAGAAGATGACCATCATCTCGACGGACGGCGCGGGTCAGCTGTCCCGGACGGTCACGGACAATGTCGCGCAGGGCGTCGAACTGCTCAGCGCGACGACCGGGGTCGATCTGGCCGCGCTGCTGAAGAACGCCGCCCGCAAGGCGGAGGGCGCGCCCCCGGCGGAGGTGTCGGCCTCCGTCAACGGGAAGATCGAGGTGAGCGACTGA
- a CDS encoding Rossmann-fold NAD(P)-binding domain-containing protein, producing MNTGNSHHHAATQHLGDGTIQSAGDAATRNPADADRVTLVVGGTGKTGRRVAERLTARGLPVRIGSRSGRPPFVWESPRTWDAALDGVGAVYLTYYPDLGIPGAAEAVGAFARTAAARGVRRVVLLSGRGEEGARHSEDKVRESGVELTVIRASWFAQNFDEGLFADAVHSGEIALPAGDAVEPFVDADDIADVAVAALTEDRHIGRTYEVSGPRLLSFADAAADLTRALGREIRYVPATMDAFRTALIEEGLPLDLTELIGLLTDGRNAHLAHGVQEALGRPPRDFADYARDAAARGAWKR from the coding sequence ATGAACACGGGGAACTCGCACCACCACGCCGCCACCCAGCACCTCGGCGACGGCACCATTCAGAGCGCCGGCGACGCCGCCACCCGGAATCCCGCCGACGCGGACCGGGTCACCCTGGTCGTCGGGGGGACCGGCAAGACCGGCCGCCGGGTCGCCGAGCGGCTGACGGCCCGGGGCCTGCCGGTCCGGATCGGCTCCCGCTCCGGGCGGCCGCCGTTCGTCTGGGAGTCGCCGCGGACCTGGGACGCCGCGCTGGACGGTGTCGGCGCCGTCTACCTCACCTACTACCCCGACCTCGGCATCCCCGGTGCCGCCGAGGCCGTCGGAGCCTTCGCCCGGACGGCCGCCGCCCGCGGGGTGCGACGCGTGGTGCTGCTGTCGGGGCGTGGTGAGGAAGGCGCCCGGCACAGTGAGGACAAGGTCAGGGAGTCGGGTGTGGAACTGACGGTGATCAGGGCGAGCTGGTTCGCCCAGAACTTCGACGAGGGACTCTTCGCCGACGCCGTGCACTCCGGTGAGATCGCCCTGCCCGCCGGGGACGCGGTGGAGCCGTTCGTGGACGCCGACGACATCGCCGACGTGGCCGTCGCCGCGCTCACCGAGGACCGGCACATCGGCCGCACCTACGAGGTGTCCGGCCCCCGGCTGCTCAGCTTCGCGGACGCCGCGGCGGACCTGACCCGCGCCCTGGGCCGGGAGATCCGCTACGTCCCCGCCACCATGGACGCCTTCCGGACCGCCCTGATCGAGGAGGGACTGCCCCTCGACCTCACCGAGCTGATCGGGCTGCTGACCGACGGACGCAACGCCCACCTCGCGCACGGCGTCCAGGAAGCGCTCGGCCGGCCGCCGCGCGACTTCGCCGACTACGCCCGCGACGCCGCGGCCCGGGGCGCCTGGAAGCGGTGA
- a CDS encoding NAD-binding protein, whose protein sequence is MVVCGDDALARRLAAELRSVYGEPVTLVVPPAGRTPGPPVVGRARASALLGRVSAAVNRATGNNGDPEPGLPDRQLEAEELTDEVLAEAGVERAAALALVHDDDETNIRAALAARRLNPRLRLVIRLYNRRLGQYLEDVLDQAAALAVPGSGTGAFDASTTILSDADTAAPALTAAAVAGSSKVVQAEGLLLRAAERPPARTEDPDDDDPALCTLALLTDTATDTEGPGTAVPQLLPDEESVAAARDRGRIVLETVSYSGPAQPVSRSVPLGSLLPARLRWSFVGLVLAVVALAVTAVLTTGEHPLRAVYLTLLDLFSINEPAIGEPTSRQVLQLFSGLVGLLLLPVLLAAVLEVLGTFRSGSVTRRPPRGVSGHVVLLGLGKIGTRVLARLRELDIPVVCVEADPDARGMALARRLRVPVVLGDVTEEGVLEAAKIHRAHSLLALTSVDTTNLEAALYARSVDPRLRVVMRLYDDDFATAVYRTLRAAHPRALTRSRSVSYLAAPAFAGAMMGRQILGAVPVERKVLLIAAVDVAGHLPLEGRTVAEAFRPGAWRVLALDTAARERDGDGPPPARADRAAGLVWDLHPGYVLRAEDRVVLAATGRGLAELLGRRPRRTVPAPGQGG, encoded by the coding sequence ATGGTCGTCTGCGGCGACGACGCCCTCGCGCGACGGCTCGCCGCCGAACTGCGGAGCGTCTACGGCGAACCGGTCACCCTGGTGGTGCCCCCCGCCGGGCGCACCCCCGGCCCGCCCGTCGTGGGCCGGGCCCGGGCCTCCGCGCTGCTCGGCCGGGTGTCCGCCGCGGTGAACCGGGCCACCGGGAACAACGGCGACCCGGAACCCGGCCTCCCCGACCGGCAGTTGGAGGCCGAGGAGCTGACCGACGAGGTACTCGCCGAGGCGGGGGTGGAGCGGGCCGCGGCACTCGCGCTGGTGCATGACGACGACGAGACCAACATCCGCGCGGCCCTCGCCGCCCGGCGCCTCAACCCCCGGCTGCGGCTGGTGATCCGGCTCTACAACCGACGGCTCGGCCAGTACCTGGAGGACGTCCTCGACCAGGCCGCCGCCCTCGCCGTCCCCGGCTCCGGCACCGGCGCGTTCGACGCGTCCACCACGATCCTGTCCGACGCGGACACCGCCGCGCCCGCGCTCACCGCGGCGGCCGTCGCGGGCAGCAGCAAGGTCGTCCAGGCGGAGGGCCTGCTGCTGCGGGCGGCGGAACGCCCCCCGGCCCGTACGGAGGACCCGGACGACGACGATCCGGCGCTGTGCACCCTGGCCCTGCTCACCGACACCGCCACCGACACCGAGGGACCCGGTACGGCCGTCCCCCAACTGCTGCCCGACGAGGAGAGCGTGGCGGCGGCGCGCGACCGGGGCCGGATCGTGCTGGAGACCGTGTCGTACTCCGGTCCAGCGCAGCCGGTGAGCCGCAGTGTGCCGCTCGGCTCGCTGCTGCCCGCCCGGCTGCGCTGGTCCTTCGTGGGCCTGGTGCTCGCCGTGGTCGCGCTGGCGGTCACGGCGGTCCTCACCACCGGTGAACATCCCCTGCGCGCGGTGTATCTGACCCTGCTCGACCTGTTCTCCATCAACGAGCCCGCGATCGGCGAACCGACGAGCCGTCAGGTGCTGCAACTGTTCTCCGGACTCGTCGGGTTGCTGCTGCTCCCGGTCCTGCTGGCGGCCGTCCTCGAAGTCCTCGGCACCTTCCGCAGCGGGTCCGTGACCCGGCGCCCGCCCCGCGGGGTGTCCGGACACGTGGTTCTGCTCGGTCTCGGCAAGATCGGCACCCGGGTCCTGGCCCGGCTGCGGGAACTCGACATCCCGGTCGTGTGCGTGGAGGCCGATCCCGACGCGCGGGGCATGGCACTGGCCCGCAGACTGCGGGTGCCCGTGGTCCTCGGTGATGTCACCGAGGAGGGCGTGCTGGAGGCGGCGAAGATCCACCGCGCGCACTCGCTGCTCGCCCTGACGAGCGTCGACACGACGAATCTGGAAGCCGCGCTGTACGCCCGCTCGGTCGACCCCCGGCTGCGGGTGGTGATGCGGCTGTACGACGACGACTTCGCGACCGCCGTCTACCGCACCCTGCGGGCCGCCCACCCCCGGGCGCTGACCCGCAGCCGCAGCGTCTCCTACCTCGCCGCGCCCGCGTTCGCCGGGGCGATGATGGGCCGGCAGATACTCGGGGCCGTCCCCGTCGAGCGCAAGGTGCTGCTGATCGCCGCCGTCGATGTGGCGGGCCATCTCCCGCTGGAGGGCCGTACCGTCGCCGAGGCGTTCCGCCCCGGGGCCTGGCGGGTGCTCGCCCTGGACACGGCGGCCCGGGAGCGGGACGGGGACGGCCCGCCGCCCGCCCGCGCGGACCGGGCGGCGGGCCTGGTGTGGGACCTGCACCCCGGGTACGTGCTGCGCGCCGAGGACCGGGTGGTGCTGGCGGCCACCGGCCGGGGTCTCGCGGAACTGCTGGGCCGCCGCCCCCGCCGGACGGTCCCGGCGCCCGGACAGGGCGGCTGA